One part of the Humulus lupulus chromosome 9, drHumLupu1.1, whole genome shotgun sequence genome encodes these proteins:
- the LOC133801175 gene encoding putative disease resistance protein RGA3 encodes MAEALVSGLIEELVSLAFQGLNEEVRLVKDVDEDVQQLKTNLEALHAVLEDAERRQFADQSVRRWMDRLKDVSFDMDNVLDEWSTAILKLKIDQKQQGEHASSSRTSINEKVCLSIPSPFSCFKSQVNRITLRHDIAHKIQELNKKLDRIAREKDMFKLSTTTLEQPMERPRTTSFVIETDVFGRDNDKDKLVSRLLAEDSCTHQDQNFNIIPIIGMGGMGKTTLAQLVYNDEKVKAHFDFRIWVCVSEPFEVIKIAKAIVESIIEDSAPNINELENLLQYMRKRIEGKRYLLILDDVWTEDRQKWELLRIPLKCGGVGSRILVTTRKKEVAVVMEVAAESVITLEELSEEHCWSIFKKRAFFERNEDECRVLEEVGQKIARKAKGSPLVAKILGSLMCFKKTKTQWEDVLSSELWQSKDFESIFTPFFLSYYDLSAKEKRCFSYCSIFPKDYEFARDELVEMWMSQSFVGCGSNSKEGHDCFETLVMRSFFQDFIKDGPDGVITRCKMHDIVHNFAQFLTSDECVTLVVDDNIEEKLKLLDEKARHLCLEVRAGTQVPVMKYKRMNQKNLRSLLVLPYTGTTISVDASLFSDLVFLRTLTLRRCGIKKLPKSISNLLHLRYLNLVSNGELEELPETLCDLCNLQTLDLSCCVSLSRLPERMDKLLNLKHLYLRECFKLKGLSKGIGDLTCLQTLDMLTIPSYENKNKGEYFNVEDLEKMKSLQFGSEFRIKDCGNIKNVEDAKKIDLKKKDQISSLTLDFGSIEDRNNRFGDDIKILEALEPHTNLKNLCIDGFMGASLSPRPKWLMSLVNLKQMWLYSCVNCEILPSFGKLPVLEMLFVSGMNSVKKLGLEFYGIEEKKDQEDGDIEMDRLFIDSPLILFPKLERIYFDSMEQLEKWEWSSITSTIRIMPCLMHLYFWSCPSLQELPQFLQTMTSLKQLSINDCEIMEEHCQKRTSKEWDKISHIPNIEINHEFVRKDGIWIEHEGSSESNINDGVGTSSSTN; translated from the coding sequence ATGGCTGAGGCTCTAGTTTCTGGTCTCATAGAGGAGCTTGTTTCACTAGCTTTTCAAGGACTCAATGAAGAGGTGAGACTGGTGAAGGACGTGGATGAAGATGTTCAACAGCTGAAGACCAATCTCGAAGCTCTTCATGCTGTGCTCGAAGATGCGGAAAGAAGACAATTTGCTGATCAAAGCGTGAGAAGATGGATGGATAGGCTGAAAGATGTGTCGTTCGACATGGATAACGTGTTGGATGAGTGGAGCACTGCTATTTTGAAACTCAAAATAGATCAGAAACAACAAGGTGAACATgcttcttcttctcgaactagcatTAATGAGAAGGTATGCCTCTCTATTCCATCACCTTTTTCTTGTTTCAAATCCCAAGTTAATCGAATTACTCTGCGTCATGACATCGCTCACAAAATCCAAGAACTCAATAAAAAGCTAGATAGGATCGCTAGAGAGAAAGATATGTTTAAACTTAGCACAACAACCTTAGAGCAACCTATGGAGCGACCTAGGACAACCTCGTTTGTTATTGAAACTGACGTGTTTGGGCGAGATAATGATAAGGACAAGTTGGTTAGTAGGTTGTTAGCTGAGGATAGTTGTACTCATCAGGATCAAAACTTCAATATTATTCCTATTATAGGGATGGGGGGAATGGGGAAGACTACTCTAGCCCAGTTGGTGTATAATGATGAGAAGGTCAAGGCTCATTTCGATTTTAGAATTTGGGTATGTGTTTCGGAACCATTTGAAGTGATTAAGATTGCAAAAGCCATTGTTGAATCCATTATTGAAGATAGTGCCCCAAATATTAATGAATTAGAAAACTTGCTCCAATATATGCGCAAGCGTATTGAAGGAAAGAGGTATCTTCTTATCTTGGATGATGTGTGGACTGAGGATAGGCAGAAGTGGGAGCTATTAAGGATTCCTTTGAAGTGTGGTGGTGTGGGAAGTAGAATACTTGTTACTACAAGGAAAAAGGAAGTTGCTGTTGTAATGGAAGTTGCGGCGGAGAGCGTGATTACATTGGAGGAGCTGTCTGAAGAGCATTGTTGGTCAATATTTAAGAAACGTGCATTCTTTGAAAGAAATGAGGATGAGTGTCGTGTACTAGAAGAAGTTGGTCAAAAAATTGCTAGAAAAGCCAAGGGTTCACCTCTTGTTGCAAAAATTTTGGGAAGTCTCATGTGCTTTAAAAAGACCAAAACCCAATGGGAGGATGTTCTAAGTAGTGAATTGTGGCAATCCAAGGATTTTGAAAGCATCTTTACTCCTTTCTTCTTAAGTTATTATGACTTGTCCGCAAAAGAAAAACGATGTTTCTCGTATTGTTCGATATTTCCAAAGGATTATGAATTTGCCAGAGATGAATTGGTTGAGATGTGGATGTCGCAAAGTTTTGTAGGATGTGGCAGTAACTCAAAAGAAGGTCATGATTGTTTTGAAACTTTAGTCATGAGATCCTTCTTTCAAGATTTTATAAAAGATGGTCCTGATGGTGTTATCACCCGTTGCAAGATGCATGACATAGTGCATAACTTTGCTCAATTTTTGACAAGTGATGAATGTGTCACTTTGGTAGTTGATGACAATATCGAAGAGAAGTTGAAACTACTTGATGAAAAGGCTCGTCATTTGTGCTTGGAAGTCAGAGCTGGCACACAAGTTCCTGTCATGAAATACAAAAGAATGAATCAAAAGAATCTTCGCTCCTTACTTGTTTTGCCATATACAGGAACTACTATTAGTGTTGATGCATCACTGTTCTCAGATCTTGTATTCCTTCGAACATTAACTTTGAGAAGATGTGGGATTAAGAAATTACCAAAGAGTATTAGCAATTTGTTACATTTGAGATATCTGAATTTAGTCAGCAATGGAGAATTGGAAGAATTACCAGAGACTTTATGTGATCTATGTAATTTGCAAACTCTAGATTTGTCATGTTGCGTTTCACTTTCAAGACTACCAGAAAGGATGGATAAACTACTAAATTTAAAACATCTCTATTTAAGGGAGTGTTTTAAATTAAAAGGACTCTCAAAAGGTATTGGTGATTTGACTTGCCTTCAAACATTAGATATGTTGACTATTCCTAGCTATGAGAATAAGAATAAAGgagaatattttaatgtagaggATTTAGAAAAAATGAAGAGCCTTCAATTTGGTAGTGAGTTTCGTATAAAGGATTGTGGAAATATAAAAAATGTGGAGGATGCTAAGAAaattgatttgaaaaaaaaagacCAAATTTCTTCGTTGACTCTTGATTTTGGAAGCATTGAAGACCGAAATAATAGATTTGGAGATGATATAAAGATACTTGAAGCTTTGGAGCCACACACAAACTTGAAAAATTTATGTATTGATGGATTCATGGGGGCCAGCTTGTCTCCACGCCCCAAATGGTTGATGTCATTGGTTAATCTAAAACAAATGTGGCTCTACTCTTGTGTGAATTGTGAGATCTTACCTTCTTTTGGAAAGCTGCCAGTTCTCGAGATGCTATTTGTAAGTGGCATGAATAGTGTAAAAAAGTTGGGCCTTGAATTCTATggaatagaagagaaaaaagaCCAAGAAGATGGGGACATTGAAATGGATAGATTGTTTATAGATTCTCCATTGATTTTATTTCCAAAATTAGAAAGGATCTACTTTGACTCCATGGAGCAACTAGAAAAGTGGGAATGGAGCAGCATTACATCAACAATAAGAATAATGCCATGTCTTATGCACTTGTACTTTTGGAGTTGTCCGAGTCTACAAGAACTTCCTCAGTTTTTGCAAACAATGACCTCACTCAAACAATTATCCATAAATGATTGTGAGATTATGGAGGAGCATTGCCAGAAGAGAACAAGTAAGGAATGGGACAAAATCAGTCACATCCCAAACATTGAAATAAATCATGAGTTTGTGCGAAAAGATGGAATTTGGATCGAACATGAAGGCAGCAGTGAGAGCAATATCAATGATGGTGTTGGGACATCTTCTTCAACAAACTAA